In Bubalus bubalis isolate 160015118507 breed Murrah chromosome 3, NDDB_SH_1, whole genome shotgun sequence, a genomic segment contains:
- the DHX33 gene encoding ATP-dependent RNA helicase DHX33 isoform X1 produces the protein MPEEAGFPPAKKFRPSAGPPSRAGSCPPGRRSVMLLAAGAGGGGGGRRQQPPLAQPSASPYPEAVEQQRRNLPIFQARGQLLAQLRNLDSAVLIGETGSGKTTQIPQYLYEGGIGRQAIIAVTQPRRVAAISLATRVSDEKRTELGKLVGYTVRFDDVTSDDTKIKFLTDGMLLREAISDCLLRKYSCIILDEAHERTLHTDVLFGVVKAAQKRRKELGKLPLKVIVMSATMDVDLFSQYFNGAPVLYLEGRQHPIQIFYTKQPQHDYLHAALVSVFQIHQEAPSSHDILVFLTGQEEIEAMSKTCRDIAKHLPDGCPSMLVLPLYASLPYAQQLRVFQVAPKGYRKVIISTNIAETSITITGIKYVVDTGMVKAKKYNPDSGLEVLAVQRVSKTQAWQRTGRAGREDSGICYRLYTEDEFEKFEKMTVPEIQRCNLASVMLQLLAMKVPNALTFDFMSKPSPDHIQVAITQLELLGALEHRDGQLTLTPMGRKMAAFPLEPKFAKTILLSPKFHCTEEILTIVALLSVDSILYNPPSRRDEVQSVRKKFVSSEGDHLTLLNVYRTFKNTGGNKEWCKENFVNSKNMMLVAEVRAQLRDICIKMSMPILSSRGDTESIRRCLAHSLFMSTAELQVDGSYATTDTHQPVAIHPSSVLFHCKPACVVYTELLFTSKCYMRDLCVVDAEWLYEAAPDFFRKKLRTARN, from the exons ATGCCCGAGGAGGCGGGCTTCCCGCCGGCCAAGAAATTCCGGCCGAGCGCCGGGCCTCCGAGCCGCGCCGGGTCCTGCCCTCCCGGGCGGCGTTCGGTGATGCTGCTGGCAGCGGGCGCCGGCGGAGGAGGTGGAGGCCGGAGGCAGCAGCCGCCCCTGGCCCAGCCCTCGGCCAGCCCGTACCCCGAGGCCGTGGAGCAGCAGCGCCGGAATCTGCCCATCTTCCAGGCGCGAGGCCAGCTGTTGGCCCAGCTCCGAAACCTGGACAGCGCCGTCCTTATCG GGGAAACAGGCTCAGGGAAGACAACACAGATCCCTCAGTACCTGTACGAAGGGGGGATTGGCCGCCAGGCCATCATTGCTGTGACCCAGCCTCGCCGAGTGGCTGCCATCTCTCTGGCTACCAGAGTCTCTGATGAGAAGAGAACAGAACTTGGGAAGCTG GTCGGCTACACAGTGCGCTTCGACGATGTCACCTCAGATGACACCAAGATCAAGTTCCTGACTGATGGCATGCTCTTGCGCGAGGCCATTTCGGACTGCCTGCTCCGGAAGTACAGCTGCATCATTTTGGATGAAGCCCATGAGCGGACTCTCCACACGGATGTGCTCTTTGGGGTGGTGAAAGCTGCACAGAAGAGGCGAAAGGAGCTGGGGAAGCTGCCTCTCAAA GTGATTGTGATGTCAGCCACAATGGACGTGGACCTGTTCTCCCAGTACTTCAACGGAGCCCCCGTTCTCTACCTGGAGGGCCGGCAGCACCCGATCCAGATTTTCTACACCAAGCAGCCCCAGCACGATTACCTGCATGCCGCCCTGGTCTCCGTATTCCAGATCCACCAG GAAGCCCCCTCCTCGCATGACATCCTGGTGTTCCTCACCGGGCAGGAGGAGATCGAAGCCATGAGTAAGACCTGCCGGGACATCGCCAAGCACCTTCCAGACGGCTGCCCCTCCATGCTGGTCCTTCCACTGTATGCCTCCCTGCCCTATGCCCAGCAGCTGCGCGTCTTCCAGGTGGCCCCAAAG gGTTATCGCAAAGTGATCATTTCAACCAACATCGCTGAAACCTCCATAACCATTACAGGAATAAAATATGTAGTTGACACGGGCATGGTTAAAGCAAAGAAGTATAACCCTG ACAGTGGGCTGGAGGTGTTGGCTGTGCAGCGGGTATCAAAGACCCAGGCCTGGCAGCGCACGGGCCGGGCCGGCAGAGAGGACAGCGGCATCTGTTACCGGCTCTACACAGAGGATGAGTTTGAGAAGTTTGAGAAGATGACGGTGCCAGAGATCCAGAG GTGTAACCTGGCGAGCGTGATGCTGCAGCTCCTCGCCATGAAAGTCCCAAACGCGCTCACCTTTGACTTCATGTCCAAGCCGTCTCCAG ATCACATCCAGGTGGCCATCACCCAGCTGGAGCTGCTCGGTGCCCTTGAACACAGGGATGGCCAGCTCACACTAACTCCAATGGGAAGAAAGATGGCGGCTTTCCCACTAGAACCCAAATTTGCCAAA ACCATCCTCCTGTCCCCCAAATTCCACTGCACAGAGGAGATACTGACCATTGTCGCCCTGCTGTCTGTGGACAGCATTCTCTACAACCCTCCATCCCGGCGGGATGAAGTGCAGAGCGTGCGGAAGAAGTTTGTGTCCAGCGAGGGCGATCACCTCACCCTGCTCAATGTCTACCGGACCTTCAAGAACACCGGCGGGAACAAG GAATGGTGCAAAGAGAACTTTGTCAACAGCAAGAATATGATGCTAGTAGCTGAAGTCAGAGCACAGCTGAGGGACATCTGCATAAAG ATGTCCATGCCAATCCTGTCCTCCCGGGGGGACACGGAGAGCATCCGCcgatgcctggcacacagcctcTTCATGAGTACCGCTGAGCTGCAGGTGGACGGGTCCTACGCCACCACGGACACCCACCAGCCGGTGGCCATCCATCCCTCGTCCGTGCTCTTCCACTGCAAGCCGGCCTGCGTCGTGTACACGGAGCTGCTCTTCACCAGCAAGTGCTACATGCGTGACCTGTGCGTCGTGGACGCCGAGTGGCTGTACGAGGCCGCCCCCGACTTCTTCAGGAAGAAGCTGAGGACTGCCAGAAACTGA
- the DHX33 gene encoding ATP-dependent RNA helicase DHX33 isoform X2, translating to MLLREAISDCLLRKYSCIILDEAHERTLHTDVLFGVVKAAQKRRKELGKLPLKVIVMSATMDVDLFSQYFNGAPVLYLEGRQHPIQIFYTKQPQHDYLHAALVSVFQIHQEAPSSHDILVFLTGQEEIEAMSKTCRDIAKHLPDGCPSMLVLPLYASLPYAQQLRVFQVAPKGYRKVIISTNIAETSITITGIKYVVDTGMVKAKKYNPDSGLEVLAVQRVSKTQAWQRTGRAGREDSGICYRLYTEDEFEKFEKMTVPEIQRCNLASVMLQLLAMKVPNALTFDFMSKPSPDHIQVAITQLELLGALEHRDGQLTLTPMGRKMAAFPLEPKFAKTILLSPKFHCTEEILTIVALLSVDSILYNPPSRRDEVQSVRKKFVSSEGDHLTLLNVYRTFKNTGGNKEWCKENFVNSKNMMLVAEVRAQLRDICIKMSMPILSSRGDTESIRRCLAHSLFMSTAELQVDGSYATTDTHQPVAIHPSSVLFHCKPACVVYTELLFTSKCYMRDLCVVDAEWLYEAAPDFFRKKLRTARN from the exons ATGCTCTTGCGCGAGGCCATTTCGGACTGCCTGCTCCGGAAGTACAGCTGCATCATTTTGGATGAAGCCCATGAGCGGACTCTCCACACGGATGTGCTCTTTGGGGTGGTGAAAGCTGCACAGAAGAGGCGAAAGGAGCTGGGGAAGCTGCCTCTCAAA GTGATTGTGATGTCAGCCACAATGGACGTGGACCTGTTCTCCCAGTACTTCAACGGAGCCCCCGTTCTCTACCTGGAGGGCCGGCAGCACCCGATCCAGATTTTCTACACCAAGCAGCCCCAGCACGATTACCTGCATGCCGCCCTGGTCTCCGTATTCCAGATCCACCAG GAAGCCCCCTCCTCGCATGACATCCTGGTGTTCCTCACCGGGCAGGAGGAGATCGAAGCCATGAGTAAGACCTGCCGGGACATCGCCAAGCACCTTCCAGACGGCTGCCCCTCCATGCTGGTCCTTCCACTGTATGCCTCCCTGCCCTATGCCCAGCAGCTGCGCGTCTTCCAGGTGGCCCCAAAG gGTTATCGCAAAGTGATCATTTCAACCAACATCGCTGAAACCTCCATAACCATTACAGGAATAAAATATGTAGTTGACACGGGCATGGTTAAAGCAAAGAAGTATAACCCTG ACAGTGGGCTGGAGGTGTTGGCTGTGCAGCGGGTATCAAAGACCCAGGCCTGGCAGCGCACGGGCCGGGCCGGCAGAGAGGACAGCGGCATCTGTTACCGGCTCTACACAGAGGATGAGTTTGAGAAGTTTGAGAAGATGACGGTGCCAGAGATCCAGAG GTGTAACCTGGCGAGCGTGATGCTGCAGCTCCTCGCCATGAAAGTCCCAAACGCGCTCACCTTTGACTTCATGTCCAAGCCGTCTCCAG ATCACATCCAGGTGGCCATCACCCAGCTGGAGCTGCTCGGTGCCCTTGAACACAGGGATGGCCAGCTCACACTAACTCCAATGGGAAGAAAGATGGCGGCTTTCCCACTAGAACCCAAATTTGCCAAA ACCATCCTCCTGTCCCCCAAATTCCACTGCACAGAGGAGATACTGACCATTGTCGCCCTGCTGTCTGTGGACAGCATTCTCTACAACCCTCCATCCCGGCGGGATGAAGTGCAGAGCGTGCGGAAGAAGTTTGTGTCCAGCGAGGGCGATCACCTCACCCTGCTCAATGTCTACCGGACCTTCAAGAACACCGGCGGGAACAAG GAATGGTGCAAAGAGAACTTTGTCAACAGCAAGAATATGATGCTAGTAGCTGAAGTCAGAGCACAGCTGAGGGACATCTGCATAAAG ATGTCCATGCCAATCCTGTCCTCCCGGGGGGACACGGAGAGCATCCGCcgatgcctggcacacagcctcTTCATGAGTACCGCTGAGCTGCAGGTGGACGGGTCCTACGCCACCACGGACACCCACCAGCCGGTGGCCATCCATCCCTCGTCCGTGCTCTTCCACTGCAAGCCGGCCTGCGTCGTGTACACGGAGCTGCTCTTCACCAGCAAGTGCTACATGCGTGACCTGTGCGTCGTGGACGCCGAGTGGCTGTACGAGGCCGCCCCCGACTTCTTCAGGAAGAAGCTGAGGACTGCCAGAAACTGA